In the genome of Pelodiscus sinensis isolate JC-2024 chromosome 15, ASM4963464v1, whole genome shotgun sequence, one region contains:
- the LOC142818417 gene encoding uncharacterized protein LOC142818417 has protein sequence MAKHIRLWFRKALKMAPGPVGSSSSVPAGGEAESHQLGATRPPARPLRTWLQRRLGRRDPAQRGSRVGGLWGLLCGEKHLPQEPSPHYHQGASPCPAPGDLPVSGSPQPLRTSPCSCGSSSVSSSAWASSCSWATSCSRSDPEPPCASAELCQERMDSRVEEGAIYDIEEQLHTRDTSPAALQRFLLAVPPACLAALQRGEDTLAPRCCKDTMMARIVEIMEDSPPPLVLADCLNAACSLSTLQPPLQAQLLSPLLRAAVGQTVSGDWQQEPIHTQQFIRALPVDLQALLASLLAESPDTARLQLIMEHLSPWLESRLPQERARALGSTTALLGVATTLPGFENSADWPRMGHHVAQLGLFISDPSEDVSRLAREGVHSLYRLLLHHRGLNIHQAEDLWCRHYYKERWVLAHSNTVRVGEVGLGARTSTGV, from the exons atggccaaacacatcaggctgtggttccggaaagccctgaagatggccccagggccggtgggaagcagctcctccgtccccgcgggtggggaagctgaatcccaccagctcggggcgactcgcccaccggccaggcccctccggacctggctccagaggcggctgggaaggcgggacccagcccagcggggcagccgggtaggggggctctggggcctcctctgtggagagaaacacctgccccaggagcccagcccccattaccaccagggggcatcgccctgcccggcccccggggacctgccagtctccgggagcccccagcctctccgcaccagcccctgcagctgtgggtccagctcagtgagcagcagcgcctgggcctccagctgcagctgggccacctcctgcagccgctcagacccag agcccccctgcgcctcggcggagctctgccaggagcggatggactcccgggtggaggaaggggccatctatgatattgaagagcagctccacacccgggacacg agcccagccgccctgcagcggttcctcctggccgtcccccccgcctgcctcgccgccctccaaaggggcgaggacaccctggcgccgcgctgctgcaaggacaccatgatggccaggatcgtg gagatcatggaggactccccccccccactggtcttggccgactgcctcaacgccgcctgcagcctcag caccttgcagcctcccctacaggcccagctcctgagccccctgctgagggcggccgtgggacagactgtgtctggggactggcagcaggagcccatccacacgcag cagttcatccgggcccttcccgtcgacctccaggccctactggcaagcctcctcgccgagtccccagacaccgccaggctgcagctgatcatggag cacctgagcccgtggctggagtcccgcctgccccaggagcgagccagggcccttggcagcaccacggccctgctgggagtcgccaccaccctcccggggtttgag aactccgccgactggccgaggatgggtcaccacgtggcccagctgggcctttttatttcggacccatccgaagacgtcagccggctggcccgggagggggtgcacagcctgtaccgactcctcctgcaccacaggg gcctcaacatccaccaggcagaggacctgtggtgcaggcactactataaggagagatgggtcctggcgcatagcaacaccgtcagggtgggagag